In Nonomuraea sp. NBC_00507, the following are encoded in one genomic region:
- a CDS encoding shikimate kinase, whose amino-acid sequence MTTVVLIGPPGSGKTTIGRLLAERLGVAFRDTDVDVEAVAGKPVADIFVEDGEARFRELEHEAVRRALAEHDGILSLGGGAVLNEETQALLAGHHVVYLQVGLSDAVQRVGLASARPLLVLNPRSQLKKLMEERRPIYERLAVATVVTDKREPAELADEIVKGLPA is encoded by the coding sequence ATGACGACAGTGGTCCTGATCGGGCCTCCTGGGTCCGGCAAGACGACCATCGGGCGGCTGCTCGCCGAGCGGCTCGGCGTCGCGTTCCGTGACACCGACGTCGACGTGGAGGCCGTGGCGGGCAAGCCCGTCGCCGACATCTTCGTCGAGGACGGGGAGGCCCGCTTCCGCGAGCTGGAGCACGAGGCCGTGCGCCGGGCGCTGGCCGAGCACGACGGCATCCTGTCGCTGGGCGGCGGAGCCGTGCTCAACGAGGAGACCCAGGCGCTGCTCGCCGGCCACCACGTGGTCTACCTGCAGGTCGGGCTGTCGGACGCGGTCCAGCGGGTCGGGCTCGCCTCCGCCCGGCCGCTGCTCGTGCTCAACCCGCGCAGCCAGCTGAAGAAGCTCATGGAGGAGCGGCGGCCGATCTACGAGCGGCTCGCCGTGGCGACCGTGGTGACGGACAAGCGCGAGCCGGCAGAGCTCGCCGACGAGATCGTGAAGGGGCTGCCCGCATGA
- the aroB gene encoding 3-dehydroquinate synthase: MTAATRITVRGDSPYDVVVGTGVLAELTTLLKPGVRTVAVICPETLPDISRPVCAALSEAGYDVVELPVPDGEQAKTVEVAAGLWSALGRHGVTRSDAVVGVGGGATTDLAGFVAGTWLRGVQVVLVPTTLLAMVDAAVGGKNGIDTPEGKNLVGTFLPPAGVLCELSTLDGMPKRDYVAGLAEIIKGGFIADPEILRLIEEDPEAATRPDGPHTRELIERKIQVKADVVGTDLREAGVREILNYGHTLAHAIERNEHYGIRHGEAVAIGMVYAAELSRLSGRADLVDRTRAILTSVGLPISYRADAWPQLRDHMRLDKKNRGAKQRFVVLDELAKPGRLEDPSEELLAAAYKEISA; this comes from the coding sequence ATGACCGCCGCCACCAGGATCACCGTACGCGGCGACAGCCCCTACGACGTGGTGGTCGGCACCGGCGTGCTGGCCGAGCTGACCACGCTGCTCAAGCCGGGCGTGCGCACGGTCGCCGTGATCTGCCCGGAGACCCTGCCCGACATCTCCCGGCCGGTCTGCGCGGCGCTGTCCGAGGCCGGCTATGACGTGGTCGAGCTGCCCGTGCCGGACGGCGAGCAGGCCAAGACCGTCGAGGTGGCCGCGGGGCTGTGGTCGGCGCTCGGCCGTCATGGCGTGACCCGGTCGGACGCCGTCGTCGGTGTGGGCGGGGGCGCGACGACCGACCTGGCCGGGTTCGTCGCCGGCACATGGCTGCGCGGCGTCCAGGTGGTGCTCGTGCCCACGACCCTGCTGGCCATGGTCGACGCGGCGGTCGGCGGCAAGAACGGCATCGACACACCCGAGGGCAAAAACCTCGTCGGCACGTTCCTTCCGCCCGCGGGCGTGTTGTGCGAGCTGTCCACGCTGGACGGCATGCCGAAACGGGACTACGTGGCGGGCCTGGCCGAGATCATCAAGGGCGGCTTCATCGCCGACCCGGAGATCCTCCGGCTCATCGAAGAAGACCCCGAGGCCGCCACCCGCCCCGACGGCCCCCACACGCGCGAGCTGATCGAGCGCAAGATCCAGGTCAAGGCCGACGTCGTGGGCACCGACCTGCGCGAGGCGGGGGTGCGCGAGATCCTCAACTACGGCCACACGCTCGCCCACGCCATCGAGCGCAACGAGCACTACGGCATCCGCCACGGCGAGGCCGTCGCCATCGGCATGGTCTACGCCGCCGAGCTGTCCCGGCTCTCCGGCCGCGCCGATCTGGTGGATCGGACCCGCGCGATCCTCACCAGTGTGGGCCTGCCCATCTCCTACCGCGCCGACGCGTGGCCGCAGCTGCGCGACCACATGCGGCTGGACAAGAAGAACCGCGGCGCCAAGCAGCGGTTCGTCGTCCTCGACGAGCTGGCCAAGCCGGGCCGCCTCGAAGACCCCTCGGAAGAGCTGCTCGCCGCCGCCTACAAGGAGATCTCGGCATGA
- the aroQ gene encoding type II 3-dehydroquinate dehydratase: protein MILVLNGPNLRRLGTREPDVYGAETFEDLAQLCRDTGRKLGEHVEVRQTDDEAEMIGWIHEACDGRIPVVLNPAAFTHYSYALRDAIAQRTAPLVEVHLSNPAAREEFRHTSVVAGVATGTIAGFGLQSYVLALQAIAEMNTTS from the coding sequence ATGATCCTCGTGCTCAACGGCCCCAACCTGCGCAGGCTCGGCACCCGCGAGCCCGACGTCTACGGCGCCGAGACGTTCGAGGACCTGGCCCAGCTCTGCCGCGACACCGGGCGCAAGCTCGGCGAGCACGTCGAGGTGCGCCAGACCGACGACGAGGCCGAGATGATCGGCTGGATCCACGAGGCCTGCGACGGCCGCATCCCCGTCGTGCTCAACCCCGCCGCGTTCACCCACTACTCCTACGCCCTGCGCGACGCCATCGCCCAGCGCACCGCCCCGCTCGTCGAGGTGCACCTCAGCAATCCCGCCGCTAGGGAAGAGTTTCGTCATACCTCCGTCGTCGCCGGGGTGGCGACGGGCACCATCGCGGGGTTCGGGCTACAGTCGTACGTCCTTGCGCTGCAGGCTATCGCGGAGATGAACACCACCTCATGA
- a CDS encoding SGNH/GDSL hydrolase family protein — MRHYKSFVALGDSFTEGLNDPGVNGHYRGWADRVAERLAADDPSFRYANLAVRGKLIDQIVAEQVPPAIEMAPDLVSFCAGGNDLLRPGSDPDEMAKKVARAVRDLRAGGADVLLFTGVDPRDTPLMRRLRGRFAIFYLHVRSIADLYGCRLVDQWSMQGLRDWRAWSADRLHMNEDGHRLVAARVLDVLGVPFEDWRKDWPARAVDPRVRRREDAQWMREHLVPWVARRLRGVSSGDGLSPKRPDLTPFG, encoded by the coding sequence ATGAGGCACTACAAGTCCTTCGTCGCCCTCGGCGACAGCTTCACGGAAGGACTGAACGACCCCGGCGTCAACGGGCACTACCGCGGCTGGGCCGACCGGGTGGCCGAGCGGCTCGCCGCCGACGACCCGTCCTTCCGGTACGCCAACCTGGCCGTCCGCGGCAAGCTCATCGACCAGATCGTCGCCGAGCAGGTGCCGCCGGCCATCGAGATGGCCCCGGACCTGGTCAGCTTCTGCGCCGGGGGCAACGATCTGCTCCGGCCGGGCAGCGACCCGGACGAGATGGCCAAGAAGGTCGCGCGGGCCGTGCGGGACCTGCGGGCCGGCGGTGCCGACGTGCTGCTGTTCACCGGCGTGGACCCGCGGGACACGCCGCTGATGCGGCGGCTGCGCGGGCGGTTCGCGATCTTCTACCTGCACGTGCGGTCCATCGCCGACCTCTACGGGTGCCGGCTCGTCGACCAGTGGTCGATGCAGGGGCTGCGGGACTGGCGGGCGTGGAGCGCCGACCGGCTGCACATGAACGAGGACGGGCATCGGCTGGTGGCGGCGCGGGTGCTGGACGTGCTGGGGGTGCCGTTCGAGGACTGGCGCAAGGACTGGCCGGCACGGGCGGTGGATCCGCGGGTGCGGCGGCGCGAGGACGCCCAATGGATGCGTGAGCATCTCGTCCCGTGGGTGGCTCGCCGCCTGCGCGGCGTCTCCTCGGGCGATGGTCTCTCCCCCAAACGCCCCGACCTCACCCCATTCGGATAA
- a CDS encoding ATP-dependent DNA helicase, with protein sequence MRVAFSAVPDSHLPPVDQLLSIAVGALGGSERQGQITMVRAVQQAIDDEEHLAVQAGTGTGKSLAYLVPSIRHAMDSDKPVVVSTATIALQRQLVDRDLPRLAETLSKELPHEPTFAILKGRRNYLCRYKATAGWPEEDEQDQLFDPREVSATGRMVQRIQEWAEETETGDRDELVPGVSEQAWRQFSVSAQECLGANRCPSGAECFAELARARAGEVDVVVTNHALLAIDAMGDLPVLPEHEVVVVDEAHELVDRVTSVVTGELSELTVSLAVRRVGRLIEQTVADQLQEAGEDLKALLAAAPPGRIDDMPQVLGLTLQLIRDTAWRCITAMGPRGADKDDPDKAGQRKAAFTALDEVHDTAVRMLEAYGHDSEADRAEVVWLDAGTDRRPPALRVAPLTVSGMLRDKLFGERTVILTSATLALGGTFDGLAAQWGLGDAKGWQGIDVGSPFDHPRAGILYVAKHLPQPGRDGLPQQYLDEIAELIEAAGGRTLGLFSSMRAAKAATEALRERLEVPLLCQGDDSTMLLVKQFAEDEPTCLFGTLSLWQGVDVPGPSLRLVIIDRVPFPRPDDPLTSARQRHVAARGGNGFMAVAANHAALLLAQGAGRLLRAQNDKGVIAVLDPRLATARYSSFLLGSLPPFWRTTDPSIPRAALKRLSAEPTT encoded by the coding sequence ATGCGGGTAGCGTTTAGTGCCGTGCCGGACTCCCATCTCCCGCCAGTGGACCAACTCCTCAGCATCGCGGTCGGCGCTCTCGGAGGGAGCGAACGGCAGGGCCAGATCACGATGGTCCGCGCCGTGCAGCAGGCCATCGACGACGAGGAGCATCTGGCGGTCCAGGCCGGCACGGGCACCGGGAAGTCGCTGGCCTACCTCGTGCCGTCGATCCGCCACGCGATGGACAGCGACAAGCCGGTCGTGGTGTCCACGGCCACGATCGCGCTGCAGCGCCAGCTCGTGGACCGCGACCTGCCCAGGCTGGCCGAGACGCTGAGCAAGGAGCTGCCGCACGAGCCCACGTTCGCGATCTTGAAGGGCCGCCGCAACTACCTGTGCCGCTACAAGGCCACGGCGGGCTGGCCCGAAGAGGACGAGCAGGACCAGCTGTTCGACCCCCGCGAGGTGAGCGCCACGGGCCGCATGGTGCAGCGCATCCAGGAGTGGGCCGAGGAGACCGAGACCGGCGACCGCGACGAGCTGGTGCCGGGGGTGAGCGAGCAGGCGTGGCGGCAGTTCTCGGTGAGCGCGCAGGAGTGCCTGGGCGCCAACCGCTGCCCGAGTGGCGCCGAGTGCTTCGCCGAGCTGGCCAGGGCCCGCGCGGGCGAGGTCGACGTGGTGGTGACCAACCACGCGCTGCTGGCCATCGACGCCATGGGCGACCTGCCGGTGCTGCCCGAGCACGAGGTCGTGGTCGTGGACGAGGCGCACGAGCTGGTCGACCGCGTGACGTCGGTGGTGACGGGCGAGCTGTCGGAGCTGACGGTGTCGCTGGCGGTCCGCCGGGTGGGCAGGCTGATCGAGCAGACGGTCGCCGACCAGCTCCAGGAGGCGGGCGAGGACCTCAAGGCGCTGCTGGCCGCCGCCCCGCCCGGCCGCATCGACGACATGCCGCAGGTGCTCGGCCTGACGCTGCAGCTGATCCGCGACACCGCCTGGCGCTGCATCACGGCCATGGGTCCGCGCGGCGCCGACAAGGACGACCCGGACAAGGCCGGGCAGCGCAAGGCCGCGTTCACGGCCCTGGACGAGGTGCACGACACGGCCGTACGCATGCTGGAGGCCTACGGACACGACTCCGAGGCCGACCGGGCGGAGGTCGTGTGGCTCGACGCGGGCACCGACCGGCGGCCACCCGCGCTGCGGGTGGCACCGCTGACCGTCAGCGGCATGCTGCGTGACAAGCTGTTCGGCGAGCGCACGGTGATCCTCACCTCCGCCACCCTGGCGCTGGGCGGCACGTTCGACGGGCTGGCCGCGCAGTGGGGGCTCGGCGATGCCAAGGGCTGGCAGGGCATCGACGTCGGCTCGCCGTTCGACCACCCGCGCGCCGGGATCCTCTACGTCGCCAAGCACCTGCCCCAGCCAGGCCGAGACGGGCTGCCGCAGCAATATTTGGATGAGATCGCCGAGCTGATCGAGGCGGCCGGGGGGCGCACGCTGGGGCTGTTCTCGTCGATGCGCGCGGCCAAGGCGGCCACGGAAGCGCTGCGGGAGCGGCTGGAGGTGCCGCTGCTGTGCCAGGGTGACGACTCGACGATGCTGCTGGTCAAGCAGTTCGCCGAGGACGAGCCGACCTGCCTGTTCGGCACGCTGTCGCTGTGGCAGGGCGTGGACGTGCCCGGGCCGTCGCTGCGGCTGGTCATCATCGACCGGGTGCCGTTCCCTCGCCCCGACGACCCGCTGACGTCGGCCAGGCAGCGCCACGTGGCGGCGCGAGGCGGCAACGGCTTCATGGCGGTGGCCGCCAACCACGCGGCCCTGCTGCTGGCCCAGGGCGCCGGCCGCCTCCTGCGTGCCCAGAACGACAAGGGCGTGATCGCCGTCCTCGACCCCCGCCTCGCCACGGCCCGCTACAGCAGCTTCCTCCTGGGCTCCCTCCCCCCGTTCTGGCGCACCACGGACCCCTCCATCCCCCGCGCCGCCCTGAAACGCCTATCAGCCGAACCAACCACGTAA
- a CDS encoding Na+/H+ antiporter, which translates to MSPILGLQLLLVAAGAIAVSALARRKGWPAPLLLVAAGLLASPLVPAVPLDPELVLFVFLPPLLYSAALDSSYLRLRDLKRAVLLLSIGLVLFTTAVVGLLVHLLLPDLPLALAFALGAIIAPPDAVAAVAVGRRLGLPRRTLTILIGESLFNDATALTAYRVAIGAAVGGTVDLVESIGAFFIAAAGGVAIGLALAFLFAWVFQHTRDSLVENTLMLLIPFAAFFAAETVHASGVIAVVIVGLYLGYRMHLRGFGTRLVSDAVWKVTDFFLETIVFALIGLQLVTVIQGIGGYSAWAVAGYAAAVLAVTILSRFVWVFTATFLTRALVRNARQPAPTPKQAVILSWAGMRGVVSLAAAFAIPPEVPPRDRAMLLFLTFTTVIGTLLIQGMTFPALIRRLGVTSTQEQYEDRLAEAAAQQAALEAGLAELERLVAEQDGEPDEIQKQVIDQLREKSWRRSLTAWERLGGGTGHGGAETPSALYRRLRRDMLQAERQVFVRLRDERRLDDEVLREVMAQLDFEEAILER; encoded by the coding sequence GTGAGTCCCATCCTGGGCTTGCAACTGCTGCTGGTGGCCGCCGGTGCTATCGCGGTCTCCGCCTTGGCGCGGCGTAAGGGCTGGCCGGCTCCGCTGCTGCTGGTGGCCGCTGGGCTGCTGGCCTCGCCGCTGGTGCCCGCGGTGCCGCTGGATCCCGAGCTGGTGCTGTTCGTGTTCCTGCCGCCGCTGCTCTACTCGGCCGCGCTCGACAGCTCCTACCTGCGCCTGCGTGACCTCAAGCGGGCCGTGCTGCTGCTGTCGATCGGGCTGGTGCTGTTCACGACGGCCGTGGTCGGGCTGCTCGTCCACCTGCTGCTGCCGGATCTGCCGCTGGCGCTGGCGTTCGCGCTCGGCGCCATCATCGCGCCGCCCGACGCGGTGGCCGCGGTCGCGGTCGGACGGCGGCTCGGCCTGCCGCGCAGGACGCTGACGATCCTGATCGGTGAGAGCCTGTTCAACGACGCCACGGCGCTGACGGCCTACCGGGTGGCGATCGGGGCGGCCGTGGGCGGCACCGTGGACCTGGTGGAGAGCATCGGAGCGTTCTTCATCGCGGCGGCGGGCGGGGTGGCGATCGGGCTGGCGCTGGCGTTCCTGTTCGCCTGGGTCTTCCAGCACACGCGAGACTCGCTGGTCGAGAACACGCTCATGCTGCTGATCCCGTTCGCCGCCTTCTTCGCGGCCGAGACCGTGCACGCCTCAGGCGTGATCGCGGTCGTGATCGTCGGCCTCTACCTGGGCTACCGCATGCACCTGCGCGGGTTCGGCACCCGGCTGGTGTCCGACGCGGTGTGGAAGGTCACCGACTTCTTCCTCGAGACGATCGTGTTCGCCCTGATCGGGCTGCAGCTCGTGACCGTGATCCAGGGCATCGGCGGCTACAGCGCGTGGGCGGTCGCGGGTTACGCGGCGGCGGTGCTCGCGGTGACGATCCTCAGCAGGTTCGTCTGGGTGTTCACCGCCACCTTCCTGACCAGGGCGCTGGTCAGGAACGCCAGGCAGCCGGCGCCCACGCCGAAGCAGGCGGTGATCCTGAGCTGGGCGGGGATGCGGGGCGTGGTGTCGCTGGCGGCGGCGTTCGCGATCCCGCCGGAGGTCCCGCCGCGCGACCGGGCGATGCTGCTGTTCCTGACGTTCACGACCGTGATCGGCACGCTGCTCATCCAGGGCATGACGTTCCCCGCGCTGATCAGGCGGCTGGGCGTGACGAGCACGCAGGAGCAATATGAGGACCGCCTGGCCGAGGCGGCCGCCCAGCAGGCGGCGCTGGAGGCCGGATTGGCCGAGCTGGAGCGGCTGGTCGCCGAGCAGGACGGCGAGCCCGACGAGATCCAGAAGCAGGTCATCGACCAGCTCAGGGAGAAGTCATGGCGGCGTTCGCTGACCGCGTGGGAGCGTCTGGGCGGCGGCACCGGGCACGGCGGCGCGGAGACCCCGAGCGCGCTCTACCGGCGGTTGCGCCGCGACATGCTGCAGGCCGAGCGCCAGGTCTTCGTGCGCCTGCGCGATGAGCGCCGCCTCGACGACGAGGTGCTGCGCGAGGTGATGGCCCAGCTCGACTTCGAGGAGGCCATCCTGGAGCGTTAG
- a CDS encoding UBP-type zinc finger domain-containing protein produces MAMCEHLSQADDPAAKTPEGCEECLADGGRWVHLRRCLECGHIGCCDSSPAKHATAHFHATGHPVIQSFERGEEWRWCFVDSQMG; encoded by the coding sequence ATGGCAATGTGCGAGCATCTTTCTCAGGCCGACGACCCGGCGGCGAAGACGCCTGAGGGCTGCGAGGAGTGCCTGGCCGACGGTGGCCGCTGGGTGCACCTGCGGCGCTGTTTGGAGTGCGGCCACATCGGGTGCTGCGACTCCTCGCCCGCCAAGCACGCCACCGCCCACTTCCACGCGACGGGGCATCCGGTGATCCAGTCGTTCGAGCGCGGCGAGGAGTGGCGGTGGTGCTTCGTGGACAGCCAGATGGGTTAG
- a CDS encoding ABC transporter ATP-binding protein: MLEVRNLEVVYDDVMLVLRGVSLNVPPGSIVALLGANGAGKTTLLRALSGLLDVHDGEITKGAVTLEGEPIHHLKPAQIVRRGVSQVMEGRRILSELTVEENLKVGGHTATTSHLDRVYGLFPLLAERRKSVAGYLSGGEQQMLAVGRALMAGPKYLLLDEPSLGLAPSLVGQVRDLIVEINRQGTTVLLVEQNATMALSIASHGYVMETGKIVMDKPAQELLADEDIKEFYLGAVRSFREVKHYKRRKRWLS, from the coding sequence TTGCTGGAGGTACGCAACCTCGAGGTCGTCTACGACGACGTGATGCTCGTGCTGCGCGGCGTGAGCCTCAATGTCCCCCCTGGCTCGATCGTGGCCCTGCTCGGCGCGAACGGCGCGGGCAAGACCACGCTGCTGCGGGCCCTGTCCGGGCTGCTCGACGTCCACGACGGCGAGATCACCAAGGGCGCCGTCACGCTGGAGGGCGAGCCCATCCACCACCTCAAACCCGCTCAGATCGTCCGGCGCGGGGTGAGTCAGGTGATGGAGGGCCGCCGCATCCTGTCCGAACTGACCGTCGAGGAGAATCTCAAGGTCGGCGGCCACACCGCCACCACCTCCCACCTGGACCGCGTGTACGGTCTGTTCCCGCTGCTGGCCGAGCGCCGCAAGAGCGTGGCCGGCTACCTGTCGGGCGGCGAGCAGCAGATGCTGGCCGTCGGCCGCGCCCTCATGGCCGGCCCGAAGTACCTACTGCTCGACGAGCCCAGCCTGGGCCTGGCCCCGTCCCTGGTCGGCCAGGTGCGCGACCTCATCGTCGAGATCAACCGGCAGGGAACCACGGTCCTGCTGGTCGAGCAGAACGCCACCATGGCCCTGTCCATCGCCTCCCACGGCTACGTCATGGAGACCGGGAAGATCGTCATGGACAAGCCGGCGCAGGAGCTGCTCGCCGACGAGGACATCAAGGAGTTCTACCTCGGGGCCGTCCGGTCCTTCCGCGAGGTCAAGCACTACAAGCGGAGGAAACGATGGCTCTCCTGA
- a CDS encoding ABC transporter ATP-binding protein — MALLTFEDVHLSFAGVKAVDGVSFEVGQAELLAVIGPNGAGKTSIFNVLSGVYRPQRGRVTFLGEDLLLRRPHEIAAMGLARTFQNVELFHNLTVLDNLMLGRHHHFRYGAFSALLWYGRARRAELAARAKIEDIIDFLELEAWRRHPVRLLPYGIQKRVELGRALAMEPRLLLLDEPVAGMNLEETEDMARFVLDIRDELGIPLVLVEHDMGLVMDLADRVLVLDFGRPVALGSPAEVQQDPKVIEAYLGGTA, encoded by the coding sequence ATGGCTCTCCTGACGTTCGAGGACGTGCACCTGAGCTTCGCCGGCGTCAAGGCCGTCGACGGCGTCAGCTTCGAGGTGGGACAGGCGGAGCTCCTGGCGGTCATCGGGCCGAACGGCGCGGGCAAGACCTCGATCTTCAACGTGCTGTCCGGCGTCTACCGGCCCCAGCGCGGCCGGGTCACCTTCCTCGGCGAGGACCTGCTGCTCAGGCGGCCGCACGAGATCGCCGCGATGGGCCTGGCCAGGACGTTCCAGAACGTGGAGCTGTTCCACAACCTCACCGTCCTGGACAACCTCATGCTCGGCCGCCACCACCACTTCCGCTACGGCGCGTTCTCCGCCCTCCTGTGGTACGGCCGCGCCCGGCGCGCCGAGCTGGCCGCCCGCGCCAAGATCGAGGACATCATCGACTTCCTCGAGCTGGAGGCCTGGCGCCGCCACCCCGTGCGGCTGCTGCCGTACGGGATCCAGAAGCGGGTCGAGCTGGGCCGGGCCCTCGCCATGGAGCCACGGCTGCTGCTGCTCGACGAGCCGGTGGCCGGCATGAACCTGGAGGAGACCGAGGACATGGCCAGGTTCGTCCTGGACATCCGTGACGAGCTGGGCATCCCGCTCGTGCTCGTGGAGCACGACATGGGACTCGTCATGGACCTGGCCGACCGGGTGCTCGTGCTGGACTTCGGCCGCCCCGTCGCGCTCGGCAGCCCGGCCGAGGTGCAGCAGGACCCCAAGGTGATCGAGGCGTACCTGGGAGGAACCGCATGA
- a CDS encoding AMP-dependent synthetase/ligase: protein MTTIVDRVRERARGTPDAVAMRHKDFGIWQEVTWAAYWTHVELVAHALLALGVEPGDRVAVHADNRPEWLYGDLGTVAVRGITVGLYPTNPPAEVAYLLADSGAKILIAEDQEQVDKALAVLDECPGLRRIVYLEPRGIRGRYDDEVLMSWPELLALGAEHRAAHPDAVERRMAEAARDDVATLIYTSGTTGPPKGVMLTIGNIEFAVDTLVTGGGFTSPPPSERDLALSYLPLCHVAERAFTVWFNSAAGVQVNFAESIDTVQANLREVQPTILFGVPRIWEKVLAQVTIKLESASPVKRAMARFWLRTADRIGDTLVRTGGRHTLRTRVAYGIGWVFCYRALRERLGMRRVRYAASGAAPIAPDVLKFYMGIGIPMHEVYGMSENTAIATANRPGRVRLGTVGEPHPGIELKIDEATGEIMTRHPGNFAGYWRNPRATADVLDPDGWLHTGDVGEWVDGTHVRITDRMKDIIITAGGKNVAPSEIENALKASPYLKEAVVIGDQRPYLVALIGIEPDTVGEWARRRGLPYTTYRDLSEKPETRELVRGIVNEVNERFASVEQVKRFAFLPKELDHEDGELTATQKVKRSAIAKLFEDLVEGMYAR from the coding sequence ATGACAACGATCGTGGACCGAGTGCGGGAGCGGGCCAGGGGGACGCCCGACGCGGTCGCGATGCGGCACAAGGACTTCGGCATCTGGCAGGAGGTCACCTGGGCGGCGTACTGGACGCACGTCGAGCTGGTCGCGCACGCCCTGCTCGCGCTCGGCGTCGAGCCCGGCGACCGGGTGGCCGTCCACGCGGACAACCGCCCGGAATGGCTCTACGGCGACCTCGGCACGGTCGCCGTGCGCGGCATCACGGTCGGCCTCTACCCCACCAACCCGCCCGCCGAGGTCGCCTACCTGCTGGCCGACTCCGGTGCGAAGATCCTCATCGCCGAGGACCAGGAGCAGGTGGACAAGGCCCTGGCCGTCCTCGACGAATGCCCCGGCCTGCGGCGCATCGTCTACCTCGAGCCGCGCGGCATCCGCGGCCGCTACGACGACGAGGTCCTGATGTCCTGGCCGGAGCTGCTCGCGCTGGGCGCCGAGCACCGGGCCGCGCACCCGGACGCGGTGGAGCGCCGCATGGCGGAAGCGGCGCGCGACGACGTGGCGACGCTCATCTACACCTCCGGCACCACCGGACCGCCCAAGGGCGTCATGCTCACCATCGGCAACATCGAGTTCGCCGTCGACACCCTCGTCACGGGCGGCGGCTTCACCTCGCCACCGCCGTCGGAACGCGACCTCGCGCTGTCGTACCTGCCGCTGTGCCACGTAGCCGAGCGGGCGTTCACCGTGTGGTTCAACTCGGCGGCCGGCGTGCAGGTGAACTTCGCCGAATCCATCGACACCGTCCAGGCCAACCTGCGCGAGGTGCAGCCCACGATCCTGTTCGGGGTGCCGCGCATCTGGGAGAAGGTGCTCGCCCAGGTCACCATCAAGCTGGAGTCGGCCTCGCCGGTCAAGCGGGCGATGGCCCGGTTCTGGCTGCGGACGGCCGACCGGATCGGCGACACGCTGGTACGCACCGGCGGTCGGCACACCTTGCGGACGCGGGTGGCGTACGGGATCGGCTGGGTGTTCTGCTACCGCGCGCTGCGCGAGCGGCTCGGCATGCGGCGGGTGCGCTACGCCGCCTCCGGCGCCGCGCCCATCGCGCCCGACGTGCTCAAGTTCTACATGGGGATCGGCATCCCCATGCACGAGGTGTACGGGATGAGCGAGAACACCGCCATCGCCACCGCCAACCGCCCCGGCCGGGTGCGCCTCGGCACGGTCGGCGAGCCGCACCCCGGCATCGAGCTGAAGATCGACGAGGCCACCGGCGAGATCATGACCCGGCATCCCGGCAACTTCGCCGGCTACTGGCGCAACCCGCGCGCCACCGCCGACGTGCTCGACCCCGACGGCTGGCTGCACACCGGCGACGTGGGCGAATGGGTGGACGGCACGCACGTGCGGATCACCGACCGGATGAAGGACATCATCATCACGGCCGGCGGCAAGAACGTCGCGCCCAGCGAGATCGAGAACGCGCTGAAGGCGTCGCCGTACCTGAAGGAGGCCGTCGTCATCGGGGACCAGCGGCCGTACCTGGTGGCGCTGATCGGGATCGAGCCGGACACGGTGGGGGAGTGGGCGCGGCGGCGCGGCCTGCCGTACACCACCTACCGGGACCTGTCGGAGAAGCCGGAGACGCGGGAGCTCGTCCGGGGGATCGTCAACGAGGTGAACGAACGGTTCGCGTCGGTCGAGCAGGTCAAGCGGTTCGCGTTCCTGCCGAAGGAGCTCGACCACGAGGACGGCGAGCTGACCGCCACGCAGAAGGTCAAGCGCAGTGCCATCGCCAAGCTGTTCGAGGACCTGGTGGAAGGGATGTACGCCCGGTGA